One genomic window of Chitinophagaceae bacterium includes the following:
- a CDS encoding DUF255 domain-containing protein codes for MKKSTLLLIVLVIGLTLQLSAQTPPEGIKWMSITEAEKLNAQHPRKILIDIYTDWCGWCKKLDATTYKDPRIVQYLNDKFYAVKLNAESKETISYQNQEFTFDPAKRINGVAVNFLSSSGGYPTTTFLDEKLQVISIVPGYMQADMMNNILTYFGENHYLNTDWNTYLGSVNTAPKQ; via the coding sequence ATGAAAAAAAGCACTCTTCTTTTAATTGTATTGGTCATAGGCCTTACACTACAACTTTCTGCTCAGACTCCACCCGAAGGGATCAAGTGGATGTCTATCACCGAAGCGGAAAAGCTCAATGCCCAACACCCCAGGAAAATTCTGATCGACATCTATACGGATTGGTGTGGCTGGTGTAAGAAACTGGATGCCACCACTTACAAAGATCCCAGGATCGTACAATATCTGAATGATAAGTTCTATGCAGTGAAGCTCAATGCTGAATCAAAGGAAACCATCTCTTATCAAAACCAGGAATTTACTTTCGATCCTGCCAAAAGGATTAATGGCGTAGCGGTTAATTTCCTCAGTTCTTCCGGTGGTTATCCGACAACTACTTTTCTGGATGAAAAACTGCAGGTGATTTCAATAGTGCCCGGCTATATGCAAGCTGATATGATGAATAATATACTTACTTATTTTGGTGAGAACCATTATCTGAACACTGACTGGAACACCTACCTCGGTTCTGTGAACACAGCACCTAAACAATAG
- a CDS encoding HlyC/CorC family transporter, producing the protein MEYLIILFLTIFNGLFAMAEVALISSRKIRLEKLAKQGNWRAKLAYNLAKDPHRFLPTVQIGMTAVSIIAGAYGGTEVADRLSSDFSQIEWLGEYANILGFVVTIVTTTFLTLVLGELVPKTIGMTRPESIAIALAPIMQFLYYIASPFIWLLSISTKFILKLLRLNKKSNEPPVTEDELKHLIEQGRQYGVLEQQESDMMRSIFRTADRNVSTLMTHRNDIIWIDSEASIEDIRKLIEQSVHTNFPVCKQNLDHIIGIASIKDILIQISKQQPWNLLTLIKQPLYVPESMPALELLESFRNTGNHVSLVLNEYGSFEGIVTLHDVVESIFGNIRVTNQQTQDEAVKRTDGSWLMEGMMQTHDWSELLHIHDLTEEEAGNYNTLGGFMMHHLGKIPKEADSFTFRNYIFEIVDMDGRRVDKVLVRKTEN; encoded by the coding sequence ATGGAATACCTCATCATTTTATTTCTGACCATATTTAATGGCTTATTTGCCATGGCAGAAGTAGCTCTTATTTCTTCCAGAAAAATCAGGTTAGAGAAACTGGCAAAGCAGGGAAACTGGCGTGCGAAACTGGCTTACAACCTGGCAAAGGATCCGCATCGGTTTCTTCCCACTGTTCAAATAGGGATGACTGCGGTAAGCATTATTGCAGGCGCTTATGGCGGCACAGAAGTAGCAGACAGGTTATCCTCAGACTTTTCACAGATCGAATGGCTCGGAGAATACGCAAACATCCTTGGTTTCGTGGTAACCATTGTTACTACCACCTTTCTCACCTTAGTATTGGGTGAATTGGTTCCCAAAACCATCGGAATGACAAGGCCGGAATCGATTGCGATTGCATTAGCGCCCATCATGCAATTCCTGTATTACATTGCTTCTCCTTTTATCTGGTTACTCAGTATTTCCACCAAATTTATTCTTAAGCTGCTGCGTTTGAATAAAAAATCAAATGAGCCGCCTGTAACAGAAGATGAACTGAAGCACCTGATTGAACAAGGCCGGCAATACGGCGTGCTGGAACAGCAGGAATCTGACATGATGCGTAGCATATTCCGGACAGCCGATCGCAACGTCAGCACTTTAATGACACACCGGAACGATATTATTTGGATCGACAGTGAGGCCTCCATTGAAGACATCCGAAAACTGATTGAACAAAGTGTACACACCAATTTTCCGGTTTGTAAACAAAACCTTGATCATATTATCGGCATTGCTTCCATCAAAGACATACTGATACAAATAAGCAAGCAACAGCCCTGGAATTTGCTTACACTGATCAAGCAACCTTTATATGTTCCGGAGTCAATGCCTGCTTTGGAATTACTGGAAAGTTTTCGCAACACCGGAAATCATGTGAGCCTGGTGCTGAATGAATATGGTTCCTTTGAAGGCATCGTTACCTTGCATGATGTGGTGGAATCCATATTCGGAAACATCCGTGTCACTAATCAGCAAACACAGGATGAAGCAGTCAAACGCACGGACGGTTCGTGGTTGATGGAGGGCATGATGCAGACCCACGACTGGAGTGAATTGCTGCACATTCATGACCTCACGGAAGAAGAAGCCGGTAACTATAATACCCTGGGCGGGTTTATGATGCACCATCTTGGAAAGATTCCCAAAGAAGCAGATAGCTTCACCTTCCGCAATTACATTTTTGAAATAGTAGACATGGATGGTAGACGTGTTGACAAAGTATTGGTGCGGAAAACTGAAAACTGA
- a CDS encoding RNA polymerase sigma factor, translating into MTTTTHQEFLTLYKPLHERLTRYCSSNAYGLMETEDLVQETILATLQHFNRINDKQKLLSYMIGVANNIVKNLLRRQKFKGTFDEKAALKLEGRIGNPEVALDIHYLYKALNQMPLKDKEAVILFEVNGFSIREISEMQHASEGATKTRLSRARQKLKELLTEQLPQSTAFSKTQVLFSICL; encoded by the coding sequence ATGACCACAACAACCCATCAGGAATTTCTAACCCTGTACAAGCCCTTGCACGAACGGTTGACCCGCTATTGCAGCAGCAATGCATACGGATTGATGGAAACGGAAGACCTGGTGCAGGAAACCATTTTAGCCACCTTGCAGCACTTTAACCGCATTAACGACAAGCAGAAATTACTTTCATACATGATTGGTGTAGCAAACAACATTGTAAAAAACCTGTTGCGTCGCCAGAAATTCAAAGGCACGTTTGATGAAAAGGCTGCATTGAAGTTAGAAGGTCGTATCGGAAATCCGGAAGTGGCATTGGACATTCATTACTTGTATAAGGCTTTGAATCAAATGCCATTGAAAGACAAAGAAGCCGTTATTCTTTTTGAAGTGAACGGCTTCAGTATCCGGGAAATAAGTGAAATGCAACATGCATCAGAAGGTGCTACAAAAACAAGATTAAGCCGTGCCCGTCAAAAGCTGAAAGAGTTGCTTACGGAACAATTACCGCAGTCAACTGCCTTTTCAAAAACACAAGTGCTTTTTTCAATCTGCCTGTAA
- a CDS encoding T9SS type A sorting domain-containing protein, producing MLKFIMILLLLICAQLCNAQIPPITWQKTYGTTGNEVLHSITPTADGNYLVMGIADVNGSEVSCNLKGQHDVWVFKMTPGGNILWQQCFGGSKEEANPYNKIISTSDGGSLLVSESWSKDFDATGHHKLSDVLTIKLDASGNIQWKHSFGGKNWDVPRSILELPGKRYVIVSRSTSGDGDVPANIDPLKFDAWVFILNKNGNIISNHIYGGTGDDDLHKVLLAPDGNLVLFGFTNSTDGNLAGLNVEGTDAWLLKIDTLGNVINSKVYGQANGEEFYDAIKMNNGYMVFGTTEDPLMAVDKGNYHGDDDIWAVKLDNSLNMQWQGVYGGTERETMMQAVPAPGNSGFYLAGGTYSDDGDVVKPAANGNDEYVLKIGSDGTLLWMFTHGGTEKDYANAITSNGLVVGVAYSTDGDVLDSDGNGDGWIYKFKDTNMGIATQKDGQINSSSNDEMVAVYPNPVSDRLTLRFQETDPALSIELSDVTGRIVYQLTEIDLRENLSIEIPTGKLEAGIYILKITGEDLMQTSEIMVSH from the coding sequence ATGCTGAAATTTATTATGATTTTATTATTACTGATTTGTGCACAATTGTGCAATGCACAGATTCCTCCAATTACCTGGCAGAAGACCTACGGTACTACGGGCAATGAAGTCTTGCACAGCATTACGCCAACTGCTGATGGTAATTACCTGGTGATGGGCATTGCAGATGTGAATGGCAGTGAAGTATCATGCAACTTAAAAGGTCAACATGACGTGTGGGTTTTTAAAATGACGCCAGGCGGCAATATCTTGTGGCAGCAATGCTTTGGTGGAAGCAAAGAAGAAGCGAATCCATATAATAAAATAATAAGTACCAGCGATGGCGGGAGCCTTCTTGTTTCTGAATCCTGGTCGAAGGATTTTGATGCAACAGGTCATCACAAACTGAGTGATGTGCTCACGATAAAACTGGATGCATCAGGAAATATACAATGGAAACATTCTTTCGGAGGAAAGAACTGGGATGTGCCACGCAGCATTCTTGAGCTTCCGGGAAAGCGATATGTTATTGTATCACGATCCACTTCCGGAGATGGTGATGTGCCCGCGAATATTGATCCGCTGAAGTTTGATGCATGGGTTTTCATCCTGAATAAAAATGGAAATATCATTTCCAATCATATTTACGGTGGAACCGGTGATGACGACCTGCATAAAGTATTACTTGCTCCGGATGGAAACCTTGTGTTGTTTGGATTTACAAACTCAACCGATGGAAACCTTGCCGGACTGAATGTGGAAGGAACAGATGCCTGGTTGCTGAAAATTGACACATTGGGAAATGTGATCAACAGCAAAGTTTACGGACAGGCGAATGGCGAAGAGTTCTATGATGCAATAAAAATGAATAATGGCTACATGGTTTTCGGCACTACAGAAGATCCATTGATGGCTGTTGACAAGGGTAACTATCATGGTGATGATGATATCTGGGCGGTGAAACTTGACAATAGTTTAAATATGCAATGGCAGGGAGTTTATGGCGGTACTGAACGTGAAACGATGATGCAGGCTGTCCCTGCTCCCGGCAACAGTGGCTTTTATCTGGCTGGCGGCACTTACTCGGATGACGGAGATGTGGTGAAACCTGCGGCAAATGGTAATGATGAATATGTATTAAAGATCGGTTCGGATGGAACATTGCTTTGGATGTTCACGCATGGTGGAACAGAAAAGGATTATGCAAATGCAATAACATCAAATGGATTGGTGGTTGGAGTTGCCTATTCAACTGATGGTGATGTGTTAGATTCAGATGGAAACGGTGATGGATGGATCTATAAATTCAAAGACACTAACATGGGTATTGCAACTCAGAAGGATGGACAAATTAATAGTTCATCAAACGATGAGATGGTTGCTGTTTATCCAAATCCTGTTTCCGATAGGCTCACGCTTCGGTTTCAGGAAACAGATCCTGCACTTAGTATTGAATTATCGGATGTAACAGGAAGAATAGTTTATCAATTAACTGAAATTGACTTGCGAGAAAATCTATCCATTGAAATTCCTACCGGGAAATTGGAGGCAGGAATTTATATCCTGAAAATTACCGGTGAAGATTTAATGCAGACTTCAGAAATAATGGTGTCGCATTGA
- a CDS encoding DUF3822 family protein has protein sequence MNHLLSPNKVLAGAKYITAEAATISSADCLVNILIAPSQLVYMVAEITSKKVIMLQPYQFSRITSAGEWHKSIDSVFGTDPWLNRIVAKRKIGVFSSSFTIVPVAFDSENLRGTLLKANCDLAEDDIIFSDANAGKEFRLLYALSPDIVQQSTIYAGSTIEHSLTSLIHYLLKTCDEAENEALFVYVQSASMQVILIRNKSLHFCNSFSYQTPEDFMYHLLFVCKQLKLDTELISLTLMGEVMPESTLYNLLVKYIRKIQFTKPNNGFLFSDDYPLPPNFFFNLFCL, from the coding sequence ATGAATCACCTTTTATCGCCCAACAAAGTACTCGCCGGCGCAAAATATATAACAGCGGAAGCAGCAACAATTTCTTCAGCTGACTGCCTTGTGAATATATTGATTGCTCCTTCTCAATTGGTTTACATGGTGGCAGAAATCACTTCTAAAAAAGTAATCATGCTGCAGCCTTATCAATTTTCGCGGATTACTTCTGCCGGCGAATGGCACAAATCCATCGATTCAGTTTTTGGTACCGACCCGTGGCTCAATCGAATAGTTGCCAAAAGAAAAATTGGTGTTTTCTCTTCCTCTTTTACAATCGTTCCGGTTGCTTTCGATAGCGAAAATTTAAGAGGCACCCTGCTGAAAGCAAATTGTGACTTAGCTGAAGACGACATTATTTTTTCTGATGCTAATGCCGGTAAAGAGTTCCGCTTGTTGTATGCACTCTCTCCTGACATCGTTCAGCAAAGCACTATTTATGCCGGCAGCACTATAGAGCACTCATTGACAAGCCTTATCCATTATCTTTTAAAGACATGCGACGAAGCAGAAAATGAAGCATTGTTCGTCTACGTCCAATCCGCCTCTATGCAGGTTATTCTTATCAGGAACAAATCATTGCACTTCTGCAACAGTTTCAGCTATCAGACACCCGAAGATTTTATGTATCACCTTTTGTTTGTGTGTAAGCAACTGAAACTGGATACGGAACTAATATCACTTACTTTAATGGGCGAAGTGATGCCCGAATCCACTTTATATAACTTGCTGGTAAAATACATTCGCAAGATTCAATTCACAAAACCTAATAACGGCTTTCTTTTCAGTGATGACTATCCATTACCGCCTAATTTTTTCTTCAACCTCTTCTGTCTGTAA
- a CDS encoding aromatic ring-hydroxylating dioxygenase subunit alpha, producing the protein MLHIEDDITQASTLPSSFYTSREYFEWSKEKIFARSWQLAGSLEDVKTPGQTFPFTLLPGCLDEPLLLTRDTDDQLHCMSNVCTHRGNIICEHGGIEKNLRCRYHGRRFNLDGKFTGMPEFENVKDFPSEKDNLSAVAFETWGGFVFASLFPAFSFQDVFGEMMKRVPWLDPTDYRFSSHHSKDYLVNANWALYCENYLEGFHIPFVHASLNQVLDYGTYAYEIYQYANLQIGYARAGEETFKIPENSPDHGKHIAAYYYWMFPNMMFNFYPWGLSVNIVKPLAPAQTKVSFLTYIADQEKFERGVAAMTDRVEREDEAIVENVQRGIRSRLYDSGRYSPTKEKGTHHFHQLIARFMQ; encoded by the coding sequence ATGCTGCATATTGAAGATGACATCACACAGGCTTCTACATTGCCATCTTCATTCTATACCAGCAGGGAATATTTTGAGTGGTCGAAGGAAAAAATATTTGCACGCAGTTGGCAGTTAGCTGGCAGTTTGGAAGATGTGAAAACTCCCGGACAGACTTTTCCGTTCACTCTTTTACCGGGTTGTCTTGATGAACCGTTGTTACTCACCCGTGATACTGACGATCAGTTGCATTGCATGTCGAATGTGTGTACGCACCGCGGAAACATTATTTGTGAGCATGGTGGCATCGAAAAAAATCTTCGCTGCCGTTATCATGGAAGAAGATTCAACCTTGATGGTAAATTTACCGGCATGCCGGAGTTTGAAAACGTAAAGGATTTTCCTTCTGAAAAAGATAACCTTAGCGCTGTAGCTTTTGAAACCTGGGGCGGATTTGTTTTTGCTTCCTTGTTTCCGGCTTTTTCATTTCAGGATGTATTCGGTGAAATGATGAAAAGGGTTCCCTGGCTTGATCCAACAGATTATCGTTTCAGCTCTCATCATTCAAAAGATTATTTGGTGAATGCCAACTGGGCTTTGTATTGTGAAAATTACCTGGAAGGATTTCATATTCCGTTTGTGCATGCTTCCTTAAACCAGGTGCTGGACTACGGCACTTATGCATATGAAATTTATCAGTATGCGAATCTGCAGATCGGTTATGCAAGAGCAGGAGAGGAGACTTTTAAGATTCCTGAAAATTCGCCTGATCATGGAAAGCACATAGCTGCTTATTATTACTGGATGTTTCCAAACATGATGTTCAATTTCTATCCGTGGGGATTATCGGTGAATATTGTGAAGCCGCTTGCTCCCGCACAAACAAAAGTTTCCTTTCTTACGTACATCGCTGACCAGGAAAAATTTGAACGTGGTGTAGCTGCCATGACGGATCGGGTGGAACGTGAAGATGAAGCCATTGTGGAAAATGTGCAACGCGGCATTCGTTCGAGGTTATACGACAGTGGAAGATATTCTCCAACGAAGGAAAAGGGAACGCATCATTTCCATCAGTTGATTGCCAGGTTTATGCAATAG
- a CDS encoding UbiX family flavin prenyltransferase, with protein MKRKIVVAVTGASGSIYAKVLFDKLLLLQDQIDKMGVVMSDNAKFVWKHELGEVALPENPFDLYKKHEFTAPFASGSAGYDAMIVCPCSMGTMGRIAAGISDDLITRAADVMLKERRKLILVIRDTPYNLIHINNMKIITEAGGIICPATPSFYSMPKNFEELAATVVDRALQLAGFEIPTYKWGIS; from the coding sequence ATGAAAAGGAAAATTGTAGTGGCAGTTACCGGAGCCAGCGGAAGCATTTATGCGAAAGTGCTGTTCGATAAGTTGCTCCTGCTGCAGGATCAGATTGATAAGATGGGAGTCGTAATGAGTGACAATGCAAAATTTGTCTGGAAGCATGAATTGGGCGAAGTCGCACTTCCTGAAAACCCGTTTGACTTATATAAGAAGCATGAATTTACGGCTCCCTTTGCAAGCGGTTCTGCCGGATATGATGCGATGATCGTCTGCCCGTGCTCCATGGGTACTATGGGAAGAATCGCCGCCGGGATTTCTGATGACCTCATAACGCGTGCAGCCGACGTGATGCTGAAGGAACGACGCAAATTGATCTTGGTAATAAGAGATACGCCCTATAATCTTATTCATATAAATAACATGAAAATTATTACTGAAGCCGGTGGAATTATTTGTCCGGCAACCCCTTCTTTTTACTCCATGCCTAAAAATTTTGAAGAACTGGCAGCCACTGTAGTTGACCGGGCTTTGCAACTGGCAGGTTTTGAAATTCCGACTTACAAGTGGGGGATTTCCTGA
- a CDS encoding acyl-CoA carboxylase subunit beta, whose product MEKTDLQFNKNEDQNLLLLSEVRTRLEKIKSGGGKKNIEKQHEKGKLVARERIAYLLDKETPSMEIGAFAGYEMYEEQGGCPAGGVIVVVGYVSGKQCIVVANDATVKAGAWFPVTAKKNLRAQEIAMENRLPIIYLVDSAGVFLPMQDEIFPDKEHFGRIFRNNAQMSSMGISQIAAVMGSCVAGGAYLPIMSDEAMIVDKTGSIFLAGPFLVKAAIGEDVDQETLGGATTHSEVSGVTDYKCANDQECLDRIRSIVDKLGDYEKAGFNRSVSKPPMQNEKDLYGLLPTDSGKQYDTHELIERLVDNSEYDEYKAGYGKSIVCCYARVDGWAVGIVANQRKVVKNKKGEMQFGGVIYSDSADKATRFIMNCNQKKIPLVFLQDVTGFMVGSKSEQGGIIKDGAKMVNAVANSVVPKITIIIGNSYGAGNYAMCGKAYDPRIIVGWPTAKIAVMGGAQAANVLLQIQVASLKAKGEIITPEDEKKLLDEIKQRYDKQTSPYYAAARLWIDAIIDPLETRKVISMTIEAANHSPVTKAFNVGVIQT is encoded by the coding sequence ATGGAAAAAACCGATTTACAATTCAACAAAAACGAAGATCAAAATCTGTTGCTGTTAAGTGAGGTGCGGACGCGGCTGGAAAAGATTAAATCAGGTGGCGGAAAAAAGAATATCGAGAAGCAACATGAGAAAGGAAAATTAGTTGCGCGTGAACGCATTGCATACCTGCTCGACAAGGAAACACCATCGATGGAGATTGGTGCTTTTGCAGGTTATGAAATGTATGAAGAACAAGGTGGTTGTCCTGCAGGTGGTGTTATTGTGGTGGTGGGTTACGTATCCGGAAAACAGTGCATTGTAGTTGCAAATGATGCTACCGTGAAAGCCGGTGCATGGTTTCCGGTTACGGCAAAGAAAAATTTACGCGCGCAGGAAATTGCCATGGAGAACCGGTTGCCCATTATTTACCTCGTTGACAGTGCCGGCGTTTTTCTCCCGATGCAGGATGAAATTTTTCCTGATAAGGAGCACTTCGGAAGAATCTTCCGCAACAATGCTCAAATGAGTTCGATGGGCATTTCACAGATTGCTGCAGTGATGGGAAGTTGTGTGGCAGGTGGCGCTTACCTTCCGATCATGAGTGATGAAGCGATGATCGTTGATAAAACAGGATCCATTTTTTTGGCAGGTCCGTTTCTCGTAAAAGCAGCCATTGGTGAAGACGTTGACCAGGAAACATTGGGCGGAGCAACTACCCATTCTGAAGTTTCAGGTGTTACGGATTATAAGTGCGCCAACGATCAGGAATGTCTCGATCGCATCAGAAGCATCGTTGATAAATTAGGAGATTATGAAAAGGCAGGATTCAATCGGAGTGTTTCAAAACCTCCAATGCAAAATGAAAAAGATTTGTATGGATTACTGCCAACCGACAGCGGAAAACAATATGACACGCATGAACTGATCGAGCGGTTAGTTGATAATTCTGAATACGATGAATACAAAGCAGGATATGGAAAATCAATTGTCTGTTGCTATGCTCGTGTGGATGGATGGGCTGTGGGCATTGTGGCCAATCAACGCAAAGTGGTAAAGAACAAAAAGGGTGAAATGCAATTCGGAGGCGTGATCTACTCTGATTCTGCCGACAAAGCCACACGCTTTATCATGAACTGTAACCAGAAAAAAATTCCATTGGTTTTTCTGCAGGATGTTACCGGCTTTATGGTAGGTTCAAAATCAGAACAGGGAGGCATAATTAAAGATGGCGCAAAAATGGTGAATGCAGTGGCAAACAGTGTGGTGCCAAAAATCACCATCATCATTGGTAACAGTTACGGCGCCGGTAATTATGCGATGTGTGGTAAAGCTTATGATCCACGCATTATCGTCGGCTGGCCCACCGCGAAAATCGCAGTGATGGGTGGCGCACAGGCCGCGAATGTATTGTTGCAGATACAAGTAGCTTCACTAAAAGCAAAAGGTGAAATCATTACTCCGGAAGATGAAAAGAAATTGCTGGATGAAATAAAACAACGTTACGATAAACAGACTTCACCTTATTATGCAGCAGCGCGATTATGGATTGATGCAATCATTGATCCGTTGGAAACACGCAAAGTAATTTCAATGACCATTGAAGCAGCGAATCATTCACCTGTTACAAAGGCGTTTAATGTTGGGGTGATTCAGACGTGA
- a CDS encoding YebC/PmpR family DNA-binding transcriptional regulator: MGRIFETRKHKIYARMDKMAKAFTKVGKEVAIAVKEGGADPNNNARLRLAIQNAKGVNMPKERVDAAIKRAVSKDASNYEEVTYEGYGPHGVALIVDCATDNTTRTVANVRMHFSKGNGSMGSNGSVQFLFDRKGVFKISKEGINMEELELDLIDYGAEDIEADENEIYIYTRFTDFGSMQKGLESKGIVPISSEKQWIPLSPKEVTEAEADAVARLIGMLEDDDDVLAVYHSMA, translated from the coding sequence ATGGGAAGAATATTTGAAACACGCAAGCATAAGATTTATGCCCGTATGGACAAGATGGCAAAGGCATTTACCAAGGTGGGAAAAGAAGTGGCAATAGCTGTGAAAGAAGGTGGTGCTGATCCGAATAACAATGCACGATTGCGCCTTGCTATTCAGAATGCGAAAGGGGTGAACATGCCGAAGGAAAGGGTGGATGCTGCCATTAAACGGGCAGTATCGAAAGACGCCAGCAACTACGAAGAAGTTACTTATGAAGGATACGGTCCGCATGGTGTTGCATTGATTGTAGATTGCGCAACCGACAATACCACGCGCACGGTGGCCAATGTGCGCATGCATTTTTCGAAAGGAAATGGCAGCATGGGCAGCAATGGTTCGGTGCAGTTTCTGTTTGACCGGAAAGGAGTATTTAAAATTTCCAAAGAAGGAATTAATATGGAAGAGTTGGAACTTGACCTGATTGATTATGGCGCTGAAGATATTGAAGCAGATGAAAATGAAATTTATATCTACACACGGTTTACTGATTTCGGTTCGATGCAGAAAGGATTGGAGTCGAAAGGCATTGTTCCGATCAGCAGCGAAAAGCAATGGATTCCATTAAGTCCAAAGGAAGTAACAGAAGCTGAAGCAGATGCGGTGGCCAGGTTGATTGGGATGCTTGAAGATGATGATGATGTGTTAGCGGTGTATCATTCGATGGCGTGA
- a CDS encoding lamin tail domain-containing protein has translation MKQALTFLFLISLSCSTAFSQPCSDLFISEYVEGGSFNKAIEIYNPTTGTVQLDGYQLLLYSNGTTTASFKFKLHGPLASHDVFVIVHPQADATLLTLADTTNIVCNWNGNDAILLVNNNVGDTIDGIGVVGEDPGDEWPVSGGSTKDHSLVRTVETQEGTIDWAIGSQQWYAYAQNDFSQLGFHDVNICPVANPEIAISADSSSIPEGIGTFSIKINILNPNASATTAQVKVTGGTATQGTDYFFTDQTVTFPAGSGDPVILTLTVVNDVIAESDETIEISLQNATNNATIGASLVTLKIIDDEGLGIAVAKNIVLTTYPNPFDNLLHVESPFNIEEVSLHNVLGENMLQRFSPDSKQIDLELGQLPAGIYILKVISDHSMFLKRVVKN, from the coding sequence ATGAAACAAGCTCTTACATTCCTTTTCCTGATAAGTTTAAGTTGTTCAACTGCATTTTCGCAACCTTGCTCAGATCTGTTTATATCTGAATATGTTGAAGGAGGTTCGTTTAATAAAGCGATTGAGATTTACAATCCGACAACAGGTACAGTACAATTAGATGGTTACCAATTATTGCTTTATTCAAATGGGACTACAACTGCTTCTTTCAAATTCAAGTTACATGGCCCGCTTGCCAGTCATGATGTGTTTGTTATTGTGCATCCTCAGGCTGATGCAACTTTATTGACATTGGCTGACACAACAAATATTGTATGTAACTGGAATGGAAACGACGCTATTTTGCTGGTCAATAACAATGTGGGTGATACGATTGATGGAATTGGAGTAGTTGGTGAAGATCCGGGAGATGAATGGCCGGTTTCAGGTGGGTCAACAAAGGATCATTCACTGGTGCGCACTGTGGAAACGCAGGAGGGTACAATAGACTGGGCTATTGGAAGTCAGCAGTGGTACGCATATGCTCAGAATGATTTTTCTCAATTGGGATTTCATGATGTGAATATTTGCCCGGTGGCCAATCCTGAAATAGCGATCTCAGCCGATAGCAGCTCCATACCGGAAGGCATCGGAACCTTTTCCATCAAGATAAATATTCTGAATCCGAATGCAAGTGCTACTACAGCTCAGGTAAAAGTTACCGGAGGAACAGCAACACAAGGGACTGATTATTTTTTCACTGATCAAACGGTAACTTTCCCTGCAGGCAGTGGTGATCCTGTGATCTTAACTTTGACTGTGGTAAATGACGTAATTGCAGAGTCTGATGAAACCATTGAAATTTCTTTGCAGAATGCTACCAACAATGCCACAATAGGCGCTTCGCTTGTAACGCTGAAAATTATTGACGATGAAGGTTTAGGTATTGCTGTTGCAAAAAATATTGTTCTTACAACCTATCCGAATCCGTTTGATAATTTACTTCATGTTGAATCTCCTTTCAATATAGAAGAAGTATCACTTCATAATGTATTGGGTGAAAATATGCTTCAACGTTTCTCCCCTGATTCAAAACAAATTGATCTGGAGCTTGGTCAATTGCCTGCGGGAATTTACATTCTTAAGGTGATCAGTGACCATTCGATGTTTTTAAAAAGAGTGGTGAAGAATTGA
- a CDS encoding PspC domain-containing protein, with amino-acid sequence MQKRLVKGEKKLFGVCSGVANYFDIDPTIIRVLFVFGFLAFGTGLLLYLILAIAMPDK; translated from the coding sequence ATGCAAAAGCGATTGGTAAAAGGAGAGAAAAAACTTTTTGGTGTTTGCAGCGGCGTTGCAAACTACTTTGATATTGACCCAACCATTATAAGAGTGTTGTTCGTTTTCGGATTCCTTGCATTTGGAACAGGACTGCTTTTATACCTGATTTTGGCTATTGCCATGCCTGACAAATAG